From Desulfuromonas soudanensis, the proteins below share one genomic window:
- a CDS encoding acyl-CoA dehydrogenase family protein, with protein sequence MSAQQAEEKRSLEVAESARETEWQKPSFVKGLYMGNLMTELVFPFPEQRAEDRAEGDRLLARVRQFLVDKVDADKIDETKNIPRSVIEGLAELGLFGIKIAKEYGGLGMSQVNYNRIIELIASHCANTAVLLSAHQSIGVPQPLKMFGTREQKEAYLPRLAKGEISAFALTEPDVGSDPSSIATTATLTEDGEAYLINGKKLWISNGPIAGLLIVMTRTNDPKEAKPEITAFIVEGNSEGLSTEHRCDFMGLKGINNGLLNFNNVRVPKENIVLGLGRGLALALRTLNTGRLTLPAAGGGAMKQALAMATKWARERRQWGAPVGHHEAVAAKLASIAADIYAVESLTWLTSEMADRDVQDIRLEAAMAKLFCSEALWRSADAALQVRGGRGYETAQSLAGRGELPMPMERLLRDARINLIIEGTSEIMRLFIAREALDPHLRIAGASATSEKMDFAGAAKFYAKWYPMLWLPRLSTPGGVAVSGKLTRHLRFVERATRRLARDLFHMMVLHRQGLQKKQMVLGRLVDTGTELFTMSAVISRAASPRAERGAERLADLFCRQARRRIADQHRAVYCNDDTLTYRVAREVLDGAYPLLEDNILSTWKGESGTR encoded by the coding sequence ATGAGCGCACAGCAGGCCGAAGAGAAGCGGTCCCTGGAGGTCGCCGAATCGGCGCGGGAGACCGAGTGGCAGAAACCGAGTTTCGTCAAGGGGCTGTACATGGGGAACCTGATGACGGAACTGGTCTTTCCCTTTCCGGAGCAGCGCGCCGAGGACCGGGCAGAGGGCGATCGACTGCTGGCCCGGGTGCGCCAGTTCCTCGTCGATAAGGTCGACGCCGACAAGATCGACGAGACGAAGAACATACCCCGATCGGTCATCGAGGGGCTCGCCGAGCTCGGCCTTTTCGGAATCAAGATCGCCAAGGAGTACGGCGGTCTCGGCATGTCCCAGGTCAACTACAACCGGATCATCGAGCTCATCGCCAGCCACTGCGCCAATACCGCCGTCCTCCTTTCGGCCCATCAGAGCATCGGCGTCCCCCAGCCGCTGAAGATGTTCGGCACCAGGGAGCAGAAGGAGGCCTACCTGCCGCGCCTGGCCAAGGGGGAGATCAGCGCTTTTGCCCTCACCGAGCCGGACGTCGGCTCCGATCCCTCGAGTATCGCGACGACCGCCACCCTCACCGAGGACGGCGAGGCCTATCTGATCAACGGCAAAAAGCTCTGGATCAGCAACGGCCCCATTGCCGGCCTGCTCATCGTCATGACGCGCACCAACGATCCCAAGGAGGCGAAGCCGGAGATCACCGCCTTCATCGTCGAAGGGAACTCCGAGGGGCTCTCCACCGAGCACCGCTGCGACTTCATGGGGCTCAAGGGGATCAACAACGGGCTCCTCAACTTTAACAACGTCCGGGTGCCGAAGGAGAATATCGTCCTCGGCCTCGGCCGCGGCCTCGCCCTGGCGCTGCGCACCCTCAACACCGGGCGCCTGACCCTTCCGGCCGCCGGCGGCGGGGCGATGAAGCAGGCGCTGGCCATGGCCACCAAATGGGCCAGGGAGCGCCGCCAGTGGGGGGCTCCGGTGGGTCACCATGAGGCGGTGGCCGCCAAACTCGCCTCCATCGCCGCAGATATCTACGCGGTGGAGAGTCTCACCTGGCTGACTTCGGAGATGGCCGATCGCGACGTGCAGGACATCCGTCTCGAGGCGGCGATGGCCAAACTCTTCTGCAGCGAGGCGTTGTGGCGCAGCGCCGATGCGGCCCTGCAGGTGCGCGGAGGGCGCGGCTACGAAACGGCCCAGTCGCTGGCGGGACGCGGCGAACTGCCGATGCCGATGGAACGCCTGCTCCGCGACGCCCGGATCAACCTGATCATCGAGGGGACGAGCGAGATCATGCGCCTCTTCATCGCCCGCGAGGCCCTCGACCCCCATCTGCGCATCGCCGGCGCGTCGGCGACCTCGGAAAAGATGGATTTTGCCGGGGCAGCCAAGTTCTACGCCAAGTGGTATCCGATGCTCTGGCTGCCGCGCCTGTCGACCCCCGGCGGGGTTGCCGTCTCCGGCAAACTGACCAGGCACCTGCGTTTCGTCGAGCGCGCCACCCGACGCCTGGCTCGGGATCTCTTCCACATGATGGTGCTCCACCGTCAGGGGCTGCAGAAGAAACAGATGGTGCTCGGCCGCCTGGTCGACACGGGGACCGAACTCTTCACCATGAGTGCGGTGATTTCCCGGGCCGCTTCCCCCCGGGCCGAGCGCGGTGCCGAGCGGCTGGCCGATCTCTTCTGCCGCCAGGCGAGGCGGCGGATCGCCGACCAGCACCGGGCCGTGTACTGCAACGACGATACGCTCACTTACCGTGTCGCCCGCGAAGTACTCGACGGTGCCTATCCTCTGCTGGAAGACAACATCCTCAGCACCTGGAAGGGTGAATCCGGGACCCGATGA
- a CDS encoding dihydrolipoyl dehydrogenase family protein, whose translation MSALHDLVILGSGTTAFAGALRAAEEGARVLMVEQSRLGGTCVNWGCIPSKTLIDKARGYYEARRGERFGMNLTAGPPDCQRLMAAKTEAVETVRYDRYQKVLEAHPGIEVLRGHGRFLSPRELQVGAEVLVSERFLIACGGVPRLLHLPGAADIDYLTSYSALHLPCIPRSLVIIGGGVIALEMGQMFCRFGAAVTIVERGERPLKDFDRRLTDPFEAMAAEEGIEMVFGVEAQRFYRRGNESCLQALVGGVEREFHAERIMFAVGTAPATEDIGLAEAGVEVDHAGFIRVDEEMRTSAAGIWAAGDVTGPPLIAPAGAREAEVAVDNLLNPQAHRRIDHRCTPMAVFTDPEFASVGIDAQQATHEGKEVVETFLDLHKVAKAHVIGECRGGILLCAEKGSGRVLGVQMLASRAADVIHEAALAVRFGLTVEDLAETIHVYPTISDGLRLVALENLRQQGRRQP comes from the coding sequence ATGAGCGCTCTCCATGATCTGGTGATCCTCGGTTCGGGAACCACCGCCTTTGCCGGGGCCCTCCGGGCCGCCGAAGAGGGCGCCCGGGTGCTGATGGTGGAGCAGAGCCGGCTGGGAGGGACCTGCGTCAACTGGGGGTGCATCCCGAGCAAGACCCTCATCGACAAGGCCCGGGGGTATTACGAGGCCCGGCGCGGGGAGCGGTTCGGCATGAATCTGACGGCAGGGCCGCCGGACTGCCAGCGCCTGATGGCCGCCAAGACCGAGGCGGTGGAAACCGTGCGGTACGACCGTTACCAGAAGGTTCTCGAGGCCCACCCCGGCATCGAGGTTCTTCGCGGCCACGGGCGCTTTCTCTCTCCCCGGGAGCTCCAGGTAGGAGCCGAGGTCCTGGTTTCCGAGCGTTTTCTTATCGCCTGTGGCGGAGTCCCCCGCCTGCTCCACCTCCCCGGCGCTGCCGACATCGACTATCTCACCAGCTACTCCGCTCTGCATCTCCCCTGCATTCCCCGCTCCCTGGTCATCATCGGCGGCGGGGTCATCGCTCTGGAAATGGGGCAGATGTTCTGCCGCTTCGGCGCCGCGGTGACGATTGTCGAGCGAGGGGAGCGTCCCCTGAAGGATTTCGACCGCCGTCTCACCGATCCCTTCGAGGCCATGGCCGCCGAAGAGGGAATAGAGATGGTTTTCGGCGTCGAGGCGCAACGATTCTATCGCCGGGGGAACGAGTCGTGCCTCCAGGCCCTGGTCGGCGGGGTGGAGCGGGAATTTCACGCCGAGCGCATCATGTTCGCCGTCGGAACCGCTCCGGCCACGGAGGATATCGGTCTGGCGGAAGCTGGCGTCGAAGTCGATCATGCCGGGTTTATCCGTGTCGACGAAGAAATGCGCACCAGCGCAGCCGGAATCTGGGCGGCAGGGGATGTCACCGGACCGCCGCTGATCGCTCCGGCCGGCGCCCGGGAAGCGGAGGTGGCTGTGGACAACCTCCTCAATCCACAAGCGCACCGCCGCATCGATCATCGCTGTACCCCGATGGCGGTCTTCACCGACCCCGAGTTCGCCTCCGTCGGCATCGATGCCCAGCAGGCGACCCACGAGGGGAAGGAAGTCGTTGAGACCTTTCTCGACCTTCACAAGGTCGCCAAGGCGCATGTCATCGGCGAGTGCCGGGGAGGGATTCTCCTCTGCGCAGAAAAGGGGTCGGGGCGGGTTTTGGGGGTGCAGATGCTCGCTTCGCGGGCGGCCGATGTGATCCACGAGGCCGCCCTGGCGGTCCGTTTCGGCCTGACCGTCGAGGATCTGGCGGAAACCATACACGTCTATCCGACCATCAGCGACGGACTGCGTCTGGTGGCGCTGGAAAACCTGCGTCAGCAGGGTCGTCGCCAACCCTAG
- the uvrB gene encoding excinuclease ABC subunit UvrB: MPRFELKSDYQPRGDQPQAIAELVAGIERGDPHQVLLGVTGSGKTFTMANVIAAVQRPTLVLAHNKTLAAQLYGEFKELFPDNAVEYFVSYYDYYQPEAYVPVTDTFIEKDSAINEEIDKLRHSATRSLLSRRDVLIVASVSCIYGLGSPEAYFGMLVRLETGMELDRNALLQQLVDIQYERNDIDFHRGTFRVRGDTVEIFPAYEDNRALRIEFFGDEIEGIAEIDPLRGAVMGRMEATIIFPARHYVATRPTLERGIRAIQDELLERIQYFRSRNMLVEAQRIEQRTLFDIEMMEEMGYCQGIENYSRFLDGRKPGEPPATLFDYFPDDALMFIDESHVSVSQIGAMYRGDRSRKETLVNYGFRLPGALDNRPLTFEEYEAKGVQTIFVSATPADYELAKAQGVVVEQIIRPTGLVDPPIEVRPAKNQVDDLLHELRETLRQGYRVLVTTLTKRMAEDLTGYFEELGVRVRYLHSDIHTVERMEIIRDLRRGVFDVLVGINLLREGLDLPEVALVAILDADKEGFLRSARSLIQICGRAARNVDGRVIMYADRVTRSMQTCIDETGRRRQTQLAYNEEHGITPESVKKSLRTILEDIAEKDYLEVPLVAEREEDYLSPAEMKKEMARLKGEMLAAAADLEFEKAAELRDRLLALERRELGLAGK; this comes from the coding sequence ATGCCCCGCTTCGAACTCAAGTCCGATTACCAGCCGCGAGGCGATCAGCCCCAGGCCATCGCCGAGCTCGTCGCCGGAATTGAGCGCGGCGACCCCCATCAGGTCCTCCTCGGCGTCACCGGCTCGGGAAAGACCTTCACCATGGCCAACGTCATCGCCGCCGTGCAGCGGCCGACCCTGGTCCTGGCGCACAACAAGACCCTCGCCGCCCAGCTCTACGGCGAGTTCAAGGAGCTCTTTCCCGACAACGCCGTCGAGTATTTCGTCTCCTACTACGATTATTATCAGCCCGAAGCCTACGTCCCCGTCACCGACACCTTCATCGAGAAGGATTCGGCGATCAACGAGGAGATCGACAAGCTGCGCCACAGCGCCACCCGCTCCCTCCTCTCCCGGCGCGACGTGCTCATCGTCGCCAGCGTCTCCTGCATCTACGGCCTCGGCTCTCCCGAGGCCTATTTCGGCATGCTGGTGCGCCTCGAGACCGGGATGGAGCTTGACCGCAACGCCCTTCTGCAGCAGCTGGTGGACATCCAGTACGAGCGCAACGACATCGATTTTCACCGCGGCACCTTCCGGGTGCGGGGGGATACGGTGGAGATCTTCCCCGCCTACGAGGACAACCGGGCGCTGCGCATCGAGTTCTTCGGCGACGAGATCGAAGGGATCGCCGAAATCGACCCGCTGCGCGGCGCAGTCATGGGGCGCATGGAGGCCACCATCATCTTCCCCGCCCGTCACTACGTCGCCACCCGGCCGACCCTCGAACGGGGGATCCGGGCGATTCAGGACGAGCTGTTGGAGCGCATTCAGTACTTCCGCAGCAGGAACATGCTCGTCGAGGCGCAGCGCATCGAGCAGCGCACCCTCTTCGATATCGAGATGATGGAGGAGATGGGGTACTGCCAGGGGATCGAGAACTACTCCCGCTTCCTCGACGGCCGCAAACCCGGGGAGCCGCCGGCGACCCTCTTTGACTACTTCCCCGACGACGCCCTGATGTTCATCGACGAGAGCCACGTCTCCGTCTCCCAGATCGGCGCCATGTACCGCGGCGACCGCTCCCGCAAGGAGACCCTGGTCAACTACGGCTTCCGTCTCCCCGGCGCCCTCGATAACCGCCCGCTGACCTTTGAGGAGTATGAGGCCAAGGGGGTGCAGACCATTTTCGTCTCGGCCACTCCTGCCGACTACGAACTGGCCAAGGCGCAGGGGGTGGTGGTCGAGCAGATCATCCGCCCCACGGGTCTCGTCGACCCGCCGATCGAGGTGCGTCCCGCCAAAAACCAGGTCGACGACCTCCTCCACGAACTGCGCGAGACGCTCCGCCAGGGGTACCGCGTCCTGGTCACCACCCTCACCAAGCGCATGGCCGAGGATCTCACCGGTTATTTCGAGGAGTTGGGGGTCCGGGTGCGCTACCTTCATTCGGATATCCACACCGTCGAGCGGATGGAGATCATTCGCGACCTGCGCCGCGGGGTCTTCGACGTGCTGGTGGGGATCAACCTGCTGCGCGAAGGCCTCGACCTCCCCGAGGTCGCCCTGGTGGCGATTCTCGACGCCGACAAGGAAGGTTTTTTGCGCAGCGCCCGCTCCCTGATCCAGATCTGCGGCCGCGCGGCGCGCAACGTCGACGGCCGGGTGATCATGTACGCCGACCGGGTGACCCGCTCCATGCAGACCTGCATCGACGAGACCGGCCGTAGACGGCAGACCCAGCTCGCCTACAACGAAGAGCACGGCATCACCCCCGAGTCGGTGAAGAAGAGTCTGCGCACGATCCTCGAGGATATCGCCGAGAAGGATTATCTCGAGGTGCCGCTGGTGGCCGAGAGGGAAGAGGACTATCTCTCCCCGGCGGAGATGAAGAAGGAGATGGCGCGGCTGAAGGGGGAGATGCTCGCCGCCGCCGCCGATCTGGAGTTCGAGAAGGCGGCTGAGTTGCGGGACCGCTTGCTGGCGTTGGAGAGGAGGGAGTTGGGGCTGGCGGGAAAATAA
- a CDS encoding NAD(P)-dependent oxidoreductase: MAKYGFLGLGIMGSAMAANLVKGGLEVVVWNRTPDKCLPLVQLGAVAASTPRAVVEECALTFAMLADPAAASAVCFGPEGALEGIASGRDYVDMSTVDAGTAQRIAGAVAARGGRYLEAPVSGTRKPAEDGTLIILAGGDRSLFDDACGPLEMMGSKILYLGEAGTGARMKLVINMIMGGMMTAFCEGLALGEKGGLRPEDILEVLGAGALANPMFKGKGELIRRGEYPTAFPLKHMQKDLRLALALGDELAQPLHCAAAANEAFKRARARGWSEADFSALFEVIRG; encoded by the coding sequence ATGGCCAAATACGGTTTTCTCGGTCTCGGCATCATGGGAAGCGCTATGGCGGCCAACCTGGTCAAGGGGGGGTTGGAGGTCGTCGTCTGGAACCGCACCCCGGACAAGTGCCTCCCCCTGGTGCAGCTCGGCGCCGTCGCTGCCTCCACTCCGCGGGCGGTGGTCGAGGAGTGCGCCCTGACCTTTGCCATGCTCGCCGACCCGGCGGCTGCCTCCGCCGTCTGTTTCGGACCGGAGGGGGCTCTCGAGGGGATTGCCTCGGGGCGGGATTACGTCGACATGTCGACGGTCGATGCCGGCACCGCGCAGCGCATCGCCGGTGCCGTCGCCGCCCGGGGGGGGCGCTATCTCGAAGCGCCCGTTTCCGGGACGAGAAAGCCGGCCGAGGACGGGACCCTGATCATCCTCGCCGGCGGTGACCGCTCGCTTTTCGACGATGCCTGCGGCCCCCTGGAGATGATGGGGAGCAAGATCCTCTATCTCGGCGAGGCCGGCACCGGTGCGCGCATGAAGCTGGTGATCAACATGATCATGGGGGGGATGATGACCGCCTTCTGCGAAGGGCTTGCCCTCGGCGAGAAGGGGGGACTGCGGCCCGAAGATATCCTTGAGGTCCTCGGCGCCGGCGCCCTGGCCAACCCGATGTTCAAGGGGAAGGGGGAGCTGATCCGCCGCGGCGAATACCCCACGGCCTTCCCCCTCAAGCACATGCAAAAAGACCTGCGCCTGGCCCTGGCTCTCGGTGACGAGCTGGCCCAGCCCCTCCACTGTGCCGCGGCGGCCAACGAGGCCTTCAAGAGGGCCCGCGCCCGGGGATGGAGTGAGGCGGACTTCTCGGCTCTCTTCGAGGTTATCCGGGGGTGA